In one Bacteroidales bacterium genomic region, the following are encoded:
- a CDS encoding DUF368 domain-containing protein, translating into KGVAMGAANKVPGVSGGTVAFVTGFYEELIYSLQKINRKALMLLINKRFRGFYQYVNGRFLLLVFAGSTFSYFSVSKVLDYFIKHFELLVWSLFFGMILGSIYYIAKDFKDWNRKNIITIIIGVGIGIAISFMSPAKENDNLWFVFFCGIIGVTGMTLPGLSGSFILILMGNYVLLLVDSVNELYKIITDIFTWNFDFIHDPVRIRYLKIISSFTLGSVFGLVVTSHILGFLLKHWHQTITALIIGFIAGSLGIVWPWKEAIYKSENGKVLVDSLGNSVIENYRRYMPSLNEATTWQAIGFIILGIIILLVLEWYGNKNKKPSLSK; encoded by the coding sequence AAAGGAGTAGCAATGGGTGCTGCAAATAAGGTGCCTGGTGTATCGGGTGGAACTGTTGCATTTGTAACCGGTTTTTATGAAGAATTGATTTACTCTTTGCAAAAAATAAACAGAAAGGCATTAATGCTTTTAATAAATAAAAGATTCAGAGGGTTTTACCAGTATGTAAATGGTCGTTTTTTATTGTTAGTTTTTGCCGGAAGCACCTTTAGTTATTTTAGTGTTTCCAAAGTACTTGATTATTTTATAAAACATTTTGAATTACTTGTCTGGAGTCTTTTTTTTGGTATGATCTTGGGTTCGATCTATTATATTGCAAAAGACTTTAAAGATTGGAATCGAAAAAATATCATTACTATAATAATTGGTGTGGGAATTGGTATTGCTATAAGCTTTATGAGTCCGGCGAAGGAAAATGATAACCTTTGGTTTGTCTTTTTCTGTGGAATTATAGGTGTTACCGGGATGACTTTACCTGGATTATCGGGATCATTTATATTGATTTTAATGGGTAATTATGTGTTGCTTTTAGTAGATTCTGTAAATGAATTATATAAAATAATTACTGATATTTTTACCTGGAACTTTGATTTTATTCATGATCCTGTTCGAATACGTTATTTAAAGATCATTTCAAGTTTTACTTTGGGTTCTGTTTTCGGATTGGTAGTTACTTCACATATTCTTGGGTTTTTATTAAAGCACTGGCATCAAACTATAACAGCGCTGATCATTGGTTTTATTGCTGGTTCTTTAGGGATAGTATGGCCATGGAAAGAAGCCATCTATAAATCCGAAAACGGAAAGGTTTTGGTGGATAGTTTAGGTAATAGTGTAATAGAGAATTACCGTAGATATATGCCAAGTTTAAATGAAGCTACAACCTGGCAGGCTATAGGTTTTATAATTTTAGGAATTATAATTTTACTGGTTTTAGAATGGTATGGGAATAAAAATAAAAAACCCTCTTTAAGTAAATAA
- the trxB gene encoding thioredoxin-disulfide reductase — protein sequence MSDTIERIKCLIIGSGPAGYTAGIYAARADLKPVIYTGMEMGGQLTTTTEVDNFPGYPEGSDGTAMMEDFKKQAERFGTEVRFGVITAVNLSSKVGGIHKVTVDASKEIEAETVIISTGATAKYLGLESEQRLIGGGVSACATCDGFFYKGQDVVVIGAGDTAAEEATYLSNICNKVTILVRKDYMRASKAMQHRVQKTKNIEVMFHTELDEVLGDKVVEGVRVVNNQTQKKQVIDVTGLFIAIGHKPNTEIFQDVLEMDEVGYLITKGKSTKTNLPGVFAAGDVQDKEYRQAITAAGTGCMAALDAERYLGAL from the coding sequence ATGAGTGATACAATAGAAAGAATAAAATGTTTGATTATTGGTTCTGGTCCTGCAGGTTATACTGCAGGAATTTATGCAGCTAGAGCTGATCTAAAACCTGTAATATATACAGGGATGGAAATGGGCGGACAATTAACAACTACTACTGAAGTGGATAATTTTCCAGGTTACCCTGAAGGATCTGACGGAACTGCAATGATGGAAGATTTTAAAAAACAAGCCGAACGTTTTGGTACCGAAGTTAGATTTGGAGTTATTACTGCAGTTAATTTAAGTAGTAAAGTTGGTGGAATTCATAAAGTTACTGTAGATGCTTCTAAAGAAATTGAAGCAGAAACTGTTATTATTTCTACTGGTGCAACTGCCAAATATTTAGGATTGGAAAGTGAACAAAGATTAATTGGAGGTGGTGTTTCTGCCTGCGCTACATGTGACGGATTCTTCTATAAAGGGCAAGATGTTGTGGTAATTGGTGCCGGTGATACTGCTGCTGAAGAAGCAACTTATTTATCAAATATTTGTAACAAAGTAACCATATTGGTTCGTAAAGACTATATGCGTGCTTCAAAAGCAATGCAACATCGAGTTCAGAAAACGAAGAATATTGAAGTGATGTTCCATACAGAACTTGATGAAGTATTAGGTGATAAAGTTGTGGAAGGTGTTAGAGTTGTAAATAACCAAACACAGAAAAAACAAGTTATTGATGTAACTGGTTTATTTATAGCAATCGGACACAAACCAAATACCGAAATTTTTCAAGATGTTTTAGAAATGGATGAAGTGGGTTACTTAATTACCAAAGGAAAATCAACCAAAACAAATCTGCCAGGAGTATTTGCCGCAGGCGATGTTCAGGATAAAGAATACCGCCAAGCCATTACCGCTGCTGGAACAGGTTGTATGGCTGCTCTTGATGCAGAAAGATATTTAGGCGCATTATAA